One part of the Candidatus Binataceae bacterium genome encodes these proteins:
- a CDS encoding ATP synthase subunit I codes for MTLSANMPTISAIQRTNAILIAVTSALLGALYSPQAALGCVLGGAVVMANLFALAIIGRLALAVASGGASSAAKFGTLAIPLKLFVVIGLIYLAFTRVHIDGLGFGFGVLTQMTAIIIETGRASLRGRRSGAASGENA; via the coding sequence ATGACGCTTTCCGCGAACATGCCGACCATCTCGGCGATCCAGCGCACCAACGCGATCCTGATCGCCGTCACCTCGGCGCTGCTGGGCGCTTTATATTCGCCGCAGGCCGCCCTCGGGTGCGTCCTTGGCGGGGCAGTCGTGATGGCGAACCTGTTTGCACTCGCTATCATCGGACGTTTGGCCCTTGCGGTCGCTTCCGGCGGTGCGAGCTCCGCCGCCAAATTCGGTACGCTGGCGATTCCGCTCAAATTGTTCGTCGTTATCGGGCTGATTTACCTGGCCTTCACCCGCGTGCACATCGACGGGCTCGGATTTGGCTTCGGAGTCTTGACTCAAATGACCGCGATAATTATTGAAACCGGACGTGCCTCGCTGCGCGGTCGCCGGTCGGGCGCCGCAAGTGGGGAAAATGCCTGA
- a CDS encoding AtpZ/AtpI family protein, with protein sequence MAIENGKYARFAAIGAEFSSPIIAGALVGHYLDLYFRTDPWLTLSLFLAGLFAGFYRLIRELQAAQKMLDK encoded by the coding sequence ATGGCGATTGAAAACGGCAAGTATGCCCGGTTCGCTGCCATCGGCGCTGAATTCTCCAGCCCGATCATCGCGGGAGCCTTGGTTGGCCACTATCTCGATCTATACTTTCGCACCGACCCGTGGCTCACCCTCAGCTTGTTTCTGGCGGGATTGTTCGCAGGTTTCTACCGCCTGATTCGCGAGCTCCAGGCCGCGCAAAAAATGCTCGACAAATGA